The DNA region ttatggagcatttcCGGACTTATAACTTATaccatcaaacatttcataatcaattacCATTCAAATCAAAAACAATTCATAAACATTCATATGGTCCATaatacgagcccttgaggcccaaaataaacatttaaagtggttcgggaccaaatcgagtacttaaagaatttttaggaaaacatggaaaattttcaaactgcagggggcacacgcctgtgtggccaggccgtgtgagacaagggacacgcccatgtctcaggccttgtgggcattcaaaatgggatcacatggccagaccacacaccggtgtgccaggctatgtacccctcgaaatggcctcacatgcccgtgtgccagaccgtgtgaaaactggaatgaatactaacttgcaccacatggccaagccacatgcccatgtgttacGCCGTGTGAAGCTATTGACTTGTAACCATTAGAAAATttaggggacacacgatcgtgtcacctggccatgggtcacacacggctgagacacacatccgtgcctttgcccgtgtggacaaaaataggtaatttccaagccatatttctcacccaaaatgaTGCCAAACTAAGCTCAACAATGCACATAcaaccatggcataaataggcataaGCActtaaaaccaaccaatatcaagcCTATATCATGTACTATCCACACATACAACATGATATACATAAGCACATACCAATGATCACTTTACAACATACCAAATATACCTCCAAAgtatacctaaatggtcaaactcACTTATTAGACTTTGTGCCTAATTCAACATGCATACCACATCTCAAATTCAATCATTTGGTACTCAAACTACCAATACACAACCAAGGCATTCACCAAACAACTATACACCACATACCAAAAgatcatttatacatatttacataactaagtataccaaaataagccaaatcacatggctaaatacaTAACCAAAACAACATGAGACAAATAAGCCACATTAGCCAACACATTTATACATGGCATTTAACCCAAAATGTAAAgtccaaagtaccaaaatatagtTTAATAGTGAGACGCAAATCTTTAATGACTTTCGAACCGAGCGAGCTTCTGAACCACTATAAACACGGAAATTAAAActgagtaagcaattaagcttagtaaggtCGTATAGCTAATAAATACAACTTACCAAATCATCACAATTTAGataagcataatttaaaacataGGTAAATTCTCATTTGGCccaaagcctaacacataatcaCAATTATGTTAGTTATGTATAAATACATAAACTATGAATTTCTTCTCGTATTTCACATGAATACTTGTATTGATTCGTATCAGTTCGTATAACCTTGTATCATCAtttgtgcccgttgaaccatttggaatactattggatactcgggtatctcgcacactaagtgccaatacgtgGTCAAAACCacctctatctcatatctcatatatatgCTTACTCTCGAGCCATCactgggtttgctcacacaagctgtcagttaaGACGTAGTTACACggtgctgcttacacaagctgtaaagtaaccgcaacacatgtcgaaaactcagccaccggtaagaCATATgagactagcacccaaaacacggtaacccctaatgacatgtcatttgtatcctatctattcctaaggttcaaccgggatccaTACATCGTCGAAACTTCGTCAAATATTTCCTTGGAGTTGTATCATCACAATtacaataataaaacatttaaaacacatttaatttaatgcttatcaacatacgaacttacctcgtatttatATGGAGATAATTGACCGATCAATCCACTATTTTATCTTTGCTTCAATCTAATTTCGAACATGGCTTTTCTTAATATGCAAAGGGtttaagttgctaaaattttaagCTCTCAAATGGCCAAACCGTTGCTGAAATTTTCAGATGCATGAATGGGGAAAAAAGATacacttttgttttattaaattttaacctttaattgtCTAATTACTTAActacccttacctaactttaaaattttcataaataccatgccatgcacatccactaactctATTAGTAGtctaattatcacataaggacctccactttaaagttctatagctatttaacacctttagctaatagaacacaactttcgcactttatgatatttagtcatttttcacaaattgagcacacaaacagtaaaatttcttaacgaaatttttattatataatactatcatgctgtagactacaaaataatattaaaataaattttacaacatcggatttgtggtcccaaaaccaatgtttcaatttcactaaaaacgggccaTTACAATGAGTTTGAATATTTGTTGTATGTGCTTAGAGATTGCTTAGGGGCTAGACCTATTTGGAATAAAATTCTTCCAGTTGAAAAGAGAACTCGTTTTTACTCTGGGTCCATTCATAAGTGGATGGTAGATAATCTCCAAAATAACTACTTTCTTGGTTTGGGTGGAATTGACTGGTCTTGCATCTTTGGGATGATATCTTGGTGCATCTGGAAGAACTATAACAGCTTTGTGTTTTAGGATAATGCTCGGAGTACAGAGGATATTATCAAGACCCCTTTTCAAAATCACCTTCTCACAAATCTCATCCTTTCTTTGCTACTTCACCTTTGGCTCGTGATTCGGTTTACTTGAACACTGTTGGATCGATCAAAATTAAGGAATATATCGCTTCAGTTGAGGGACTAGTACGAGATTCTAACGGTGTTTGGATGTTTGGGTTCTGCAGATATTTGGGCTGTTGTTCTGTTTTGGACGTGGAACTGTGGGCCATTTTGGATGGGTTACATCTTGCATTGGATCAAGGAGTTAAGTGTATTTTGATTCAAATAGATAGTCTCAAAGCTGTAATCGCCATTCAACAACTCTTGACAAAAGTGCATCATTGGTGCATTCAACACATCCTTAGGGAATAAAACAAGATCGCGAATGCTTTAGCTAAGATGGTTCGTGATAGAAGACCCGGTGTGCGCATTTTGAATAACCCCCCATTAGTGGGGTTAGTTTAATTGCTTTTGTTTAATCTTATTtgtatcacaaaaaaaaaaggcaaTGAAGAACAAGGCCTAACACGGTAAACAACCCCTTCCCCCTCCCAAAAAAATGCTTAATTTATGAATTAGTACTTAAACTAAACTATTTTTCTCATCTtggtatctaattttttttttggaacaaCAAAGAAACTCAAGTTCTAAGCATTTAAGAATATTGGATTGTCGAGCATGCATATTGAATAAGGATGCAAAAGAGTTGGAGCCATGATCGAAATTGTGCATGTTTCTAGATTATTCAAAAGGAATTAGGGGTGGACTATTTATAAATCAAAGGACTAAATGGTCATAGTGTCCACTTGTGCAACATTCTTTGGAGAAAGTTAAATGAGCAAATTTAAGTCTTAAAAAGTATAGTTGAGGATCTCTTTGGAAATAATATAACCATAGGGGTTTTAATCTTATATCTCACTTCAAGTGAAAGacttgtaaacaataaaaattataaggAGCTTCGACATAGTGCATGAGTTTAACtaaataaggaaccgaaagcgGGTGCGTTAGATATACGATTTTGTTGGCACTACTAAgtatagtatattcgtttgtacaCTTGTTGAAtcgataattttaaatttttcataaatttttaattaaataattaaatcaatcaGATTAAGAAATCAATAATTTTACTGATTCGACCATTAATccaatgtaaaaaaaattgtgttcAACTATAAAAGATTAAACAAGCTAGCGTGACGAGACTGATGTGGTATCGAATGCGGAGTAGTGGATGTGGAAAACCATATTCTTGGATAGGGATTTTTAACTAGACACCCTTTATTCTTTTACTGTAGCCGTTGTGGATGACAAAGGCATGTGTCCTTTATTGCTGACAAAATCAGTAGGTATTCATTCTCACCATAATTACACATTGTTGTTGATTCCCCTTTCTCACCACCATATGcttctaaaattatttaaatttgactACAATTAGATGATATTTGGTATCatcataaaattatatatcaGTAACGGATGGATTTATTACTAAAAATCTTTAGCAAATGAGTCAACTTTAAATACAAGATTTttctataaatttaaattatatcttaaaatttttacttcAAAATTAAACTATGAAGTGTATTTAATTAATGTTGACccaagaatattttaaaatttgttttccgctaacaaaaaaaaaaggattttaaatatttttgtttaattaaaatatttaatgactatAGATCTAGCTGTCACTCAAATCAGATAATAAAGTCTAATTAAATttccaagaatataaaataaacagGATTTGAAAGCCAAAGTATCGCGGCCATAcgtacaaaataaaatttatttactcCTACTACTTgtattctttgatttttttttgaattactcCTACAGTTTTATTAAAATTACATCTTAATCACTTGTTTGATTTAAAGTTTAAAGTTGAATCATTTCTGTATTTCTTGTAAATTTAgactctacttttcagattttaaaatttaagtctaattgttaacactcttaaaattatttattaaatttaaagttCGTTACAACGTCATTTAGCTATATTGCTACCAAatgagtatttttattatttcaaattgtCACACCAATCAATTTAACAAAAAactaattttaataatgtaaCACTTGACCTGAATTTTAGAACCTAAAAAGTAAAGAggctaaattctaaatttgtgaagagATAAAAAGacctataacatattttaaccatttgaattaatgACATTATTggaaattaaaacccaatttggTAATAAGAATTCAACTTTAATGCGAATTAATGGACAATGTTAtcaacattttaacttttaaatcagaccagtaaaaaaattagtaggattaaattgcaaaaatataaaatatatagagaCTGACAGAAGAACTAAACCTAGGAAATAAAAGCAAGCAAAGCCGTGAAGCAATAAGGCAGCACACCCAGTTGGCAAATTGAGCAATCCTACTCATCACTTTTTACGAGGTaccttattttcattttctttttgctcttTACCCTcctttatctatatatataatgatatttgATTTCAAGTTCTTCGTTTAGTGCTTGCCATTTCTTCTGAAAAGAGATAGAGATTGAAAATGGAGGCTGATCAAAAGGGTAAATCCGATATCTCCTTCGCTGGAACCTTTGCCAGCAGCGCTTTCGCTGCTTGCTTTGCTGAGGTAACTTATTCTagactgttttttttttttgttttgatccCCATTTTTCTGTATTCTCAGTCTCTGAATTTTTTTGCATCTTGTTCTGAGCTTTGGCGaatgaaatgtgaaaaaaaaagaagaagaggttAATATGTTGATTGGTGATTTGATTGTAAATTTGTATGcaagaaacttttattttctgtCCTGAGATTTGACGGATCAATTGAAGATTATTGTTTGTGAAACAAACGCTGGATTAATAAAGTTGTTGATTTGGAGATGTTTCATGTAAAGTTTCATATTCTTTCAGCATTTCCAACAATTGGGTTAATTTTATGATAATTTCGACTGAgggatttgaaatattttatatgtgATATTTGTAATGTTTGACTTCTGTATAATAAAATTGCAAAAAGGGTGTAAAATGTTATACGATCTGGCCACTGCCAATTCAATTGTGGAAATGTTGTTGTGTTATTATGAAGTtcgaattatattatttatgtgcaCTTCAATTGTGCAGATATGTACAATTCCTTTGGACACTGCTAAAGTTAGGCTCCAGCTTCAGAAGAAAGCTCTTGGTGGAGATGCTGCAGCCTTACCGAAATACAGGGGTTTGTTAGGTACAGTTGGTACTATTGCTAGAGAAGAAGGTTTAGCTGCACTATGGAAAGGTGTTATTCCTGGATTACATCGCCAATGTCTTTTTGGTGGCTTGAGAATTGGGATGTATGAGCCTGTGGGTGTTGAATCTTCGTCCCTCAAATGAATGCATTTGTATTTGTTGCTGTTTTCTTGTCAACATGATCACAATTCACAAATGAACTTACAACTTTGACAGGTTAAGAATTTTTATGTTGGAAAAGATCACGTTGGAGACGTTCCTTTGACCAAGAAGATACTTGCTGCCCTTACAACTGGTAAGGAATAAGGAAAATTTGGCTGGAATTATTTGTTATGTCTGAAAATTTTACGAAAGATAGGTGCTCTACTTGAGTTTTCTTTGAACAGGTGCTCTAGGAATTACAGTGGCAAATCCAACCGATCTTGTGAAAGTTCGACTTCAAGCTGAAGGGCGATTACCTCCTGGAGTTCCTAGGCGCTATTCTGGGGCACTTAATGCTTATTCAACTATTGCTAGACAGGTTAGGTATCTTTCTGGAAGTAAAGAGATACCAAAGCGTCCAGTTTGTTACTAGCTTTTGACTCTTCTATTTGTATCTTGATCTTCCAACTCTAGGAAGGAGTTAAGGCTCTTTGGACTGGGATTGGACCCAATATAGCACGAAATGCTATTATAAATGCTGCTGAACTTGCAAGCTACGATCAAGTAAAGCAGGTATAGTAATAAAAGCTCATGGTTATTTAGCTTCCTGTTTCAAAGTGCTCCTTTTTTGTTTTCTCTAATGTCCATCTTCCTATGCAGACGATTTTGAAAATCCCTGGATTCACTGATAATGTTGTCACTCATCTCCTTTCTGGTCTTGGGGCTGGATTTTTTGCCGTCTGTATTGGTTCTCCAGTTGATGTGGTAAGCCATCAAAGTTCACGTTTTGCCTGTCCTTTCTAATCTTTTGGTAGTATATTTACTGATATCTTCTGGTCAGAATGGACTTAGTATGATAGTATGATATTCTACGAAGATGAGTTCATGTAGCATGTTAGTGATAACCTAGCCATTTCACCTTTTCTCCGTTGATTATGTTTAACTTTATATATTGTCATTGCTCCGGCTGTATTGTGAGGAGATTTTAATATGTTTTGCCCTCTATGTAAATGTAGTTATAGATAACCGTATTCGAAGTTCTATTGTAATGTTTGTCTAGATCATAGCATATTCGAATTGAGGTTTGTTTTCCATTTCACCAAGTGAACTAGAGGAATCTGTATCGTTTGCTTTATAAGATGGTTGAATGTGCTGTGATCCCATCTTCTTCAATGGATGTAGTCAAGTaatttgttggttttttttttttttttaatttactttttctcccCTGCAGGTTAAGTCAAGAATGATGGGAGATTCAGCTTACAAGAGCACGCTCGATTGTTTTATCAAAACTTTGAAATATGATGTATGCCTGCTTTCTTTGATCTTGTTTCTCCTTTTCGAGGCATCTTGTAGTTAGTAATataattatgaattgaaatttcAAAGCTGATTATTTGGCCAATGGTTTCATTTCTCTAATCATAGTAATTGCTAGTTAATAGCTAATAGCTGCAGGTGAGTGTCTAAATGTGGACAAGTATTGAACTTAAAGCACCCCTTATCATTTGCAGGGACCTATGGCTTTTTACAAGGGTTTTATCCCGAATTTTGGACGGCTAGGATCATGGAATGTGATCATGTTTCTTACCTTAGAACAGGTGAAGTTGCAAACTTTTCTCCCCCATTGTGTTTTGTATTTGCTTTCAGAATGTGAGGTTCATATTTAGATTGTTTATAAATGCAAAATTATACGTTTATTGCTTAGCTAAAAAGCATTACTTTCTTCATCCCTCCTCCACAGGCAAAGAAAATTGTGAGAGATCTAGAGTCATCTTAAGGGACTTAAAAAGAACCAAAATCCCACAAAGCAAGGAATTGAAGGTGGGACTGCCATTGAAATTGAAGATTTACAGATAATAAATTTAATCCAATTCCCCCTCTTAATATTGATGTCATAAAGACGAGTTATGATATGCCCTGGGGGAAATCTTTAGACTTTGAAACTTTAAAAtcatattcttttctttttaacgCTCAGAACTGCTGTTATCCATTCGATTTATCATTTCATTGATAATTCCCTGATCGAGGGCAAGTAATACCATGGAAGAGCGAATGGAGTTcggtcttttctttttcttttttcaaataaatttctattttttaattaaccagtttatagttaattttaaatcattattCTGATAAGAGTGTTGGTTAGTTAATTTTCTTTTATCCACGGGGAATCCAACGGTGTCTAATCACTTCtcatttagaaatttaataagGTTGTTTTCatggaaagaatttttttttaaatatcaatttttttattaaaagcaaATGACAAATGATAATGTTAAATATAGATTAAATTATAGTTactatatttaaatttagaaaatatttttatttttttgtacaaTGAAAATTAGAATTAAGGTTAATGCTGAGAAAAGTGAATACTTGGTTAATAGGCCATAACTTTGGGGATCTAGTTGAAATATTAAATAGCAAACATTCataattattttggttaaaatattaatgaagttttttttatttaaaaaaacacacattctaactttttttttaacacaCATTCCAACTTATCatgttgaaattagggttttttttttttagcattagATACTTTTAAGAAAATTTGATATCCTTGTTTTAGTTAAGGATGCTAACTATTTGGATTGACTAATATTATTGTAAAAGTAAAGTGCCAacttatgttaaattaaaatgtaaagatTAAATTCCAAATGTGAACATAATAGAGGAatcaaatttgtaattttatcattatcatataatgactagaaaaagagaaaaaagagttGTGTCATTAGTTCATCCAAATAAATAGTACCTTTAATGGTTCCAATAATTGACGCAGATTTTTTTAGAACACTTATTACAActtaacatatcaaaataaaattatttttgttagaacaatatatgtatattttaaaaatctacatcaacaatttaattgaaatagttaataatattaaccaCGGGattaactaataacattaaaaaatatagggaccaaattATAAGACTAAAGTGTAGAgattaagaataaaatttaagCTTAATAGAAAGATCAAAACTGAAATCTGATCATTTTTCCTATATTAAAAAAGGACACTAATGGACATGTTTCAACAAAAGAATCTcttgggtgtttttttttttggatttagtgagtaaaatttttcttttgatttcaatAAAAGTTTGTGTTGTTAAtagatactttttttttaaaaaaaattaataaatgagaCACTTATTTAATACATTAGTGATAGAATATCCTTTCAAGAGGTGTATTTCTTTAATTGACactttaaaactaaaataaagtaACAAATGGCAAATTCTAGACTTGGATTTTATGTAAATTAATGTTAACGGTGCCATTAAGTATATTGGTTTATTGGGTTGCCTAAGAAAGGTCATCAAAGATTTAAAGGCATTGGCATCAAGTGCTCTAAATAAGTAGGTAAGGTGAAAGAGGAAAGATAAGCTCATTGAAATATAACTGGATGCTTTACACATCCTATTAGACAAGTTTTTGGGAAAAAGGGTAATGGCTCTGTGAAAAGTGGTATCAAAGCAAACCTTAATTGTTCGATTTTATGTCAAGCATCCCAATGAGTGgggtagtgtaacacccctaactgtCTCtatcgccgaattagggttacagagtgttaCAAGGAAAAGCAAGACATTTCACTTTATTTCAGaacaattaaacaaataatttacAATGCAATGTGGACTACCTATGACGAAGGCACCCCAAGTTTGGGTGGGAAAAAATGTCATGCCGAGCTCTTTAAAGTAGATAAATGCTTTCATGTTGAGTTGCATGTTGCAATCAAAGGCCTTTAATTAACACAAGACTTAGGTTTTCGATAAATTATGTTAGGAAGCGACAATTGTATATTTAAAACCTTACTTTTTGCTTCACCGTCTTTGTAACACCTTCTACCTGTATctgttgccagaatagggtacgaggcattaccagagtttactgagcatttttagataattttgaatcatttattattcatattctaaaaataatcataatgtCCCTCTATTGGGCCcttaaagcccaaaacatacatttaaacattcaattcacattcatgtcacataaatgtataatttaaacattcaataactCAATTCAAGTTGCACGAACTTACTTCGTTGCTTATTCGTATTTATAGTTTTACTAATCcgaaaactttttctttttcacgttcaagtctcatatttgagccactcggatctttataaataattttgatcatcatttttatttatttcatattctaatacattcaattaatctctaggcaaaattaccattttacccctaaacttttgattaatgacgatttcatccttagacaaaaaaaataaatttcttgtAATTAAATCCTTGTTTCGAACctaattattcttatatatattgataaaaacccataaattctataaaataacaaaattttccacaattttaaaactttttaatttaatccctaaaacatgttttcacccgatcttgatctaaattaatagtttctttcaattttataatttaaataataaaacaattcatttccttcattttggtcatttttgacatttttataaaattgcccctacagtttttcttttattcaatttagtccctgagtctaaaacatacaaattatccattttaaatGTAAACCTATTAGGGGTGGCAACAAACAACAGTATGTATGTTACCCGGATGAAATACTTCTCTAAATTTTTCATCCCATTTGCTTTTGTTCGTTTGGTTACAACTTCTAAGTCTTTGAATCTCAAACTTACTTCATACTTCATCCGATACTATTACCTTGTTGCTCTAACTTCAACAAGAGCTTCATATTTCATCTGGAATAATTACTTTGTTGCTCTAGCTTCAACAAGAGCTTCATATTTTATCCGGATAACTTAGTTCTGTTTTTCTTCCTGTTTGAAAAACCCAACAAAACCCTTGCTAGctgaaaattcatatatttattttcctcctcctcctctccattccagatccttaatttatataatatgcttataagtaacattatcaataatttcactatttacttatatgtatattcaaaactgtccatttaagttatattcactaaattatttatatcttgatttacaaaactccaaattaatatccgtaaattttacctgaaactagactcacatgtattcttaccataaaattttaagagtttTTGTTTTAGCctattagtacagtttattaattaaagtctcccctgtttttctatttgacagttctgaccactt from Gossypium hirsutum isolate 1008001.06 chromosome A04, Gossypium_hirsutum_v2.1, whole genome shotgun sequence includes:
- the LOC107948862 gene encoding mitochondrial uncoupling protein 1; the protein is MEADQKGKSDISFAGTFASSAFAACFAEICTIPLDTAKVRLQLQKKALGGDAAALPKYRGLLGTVGTIAREEGLAALWKGVIPGLHRQCLFGGLRIGMYEPVKNFYVGKDHVGDVPLTKKILAALTTGALGITVANPTDLVKVRLQAEGRLPPGVPRRYSGALNAYSTIARQEGVKALWTGIGPNIARNAIINAAELASYDQVKQTILKIPGFTDNVVTHLLSGLGAGFFAVCIGSPVDVVKSRMMGDSAYKSTLDCFIKTLKYDGPMAFYKGFIPNFGRLGSWNVIMFLTLEQAKKIVRDLESS